The genomic interval GGCGCGCCTGGATGCGTGCCGTGGTGATGCCGGACAGCTGCTGACCGCTGTCCAGGCTCAGCGCGGCAAGGTTCACCGCGGAGTTGGCCTGGGTCGGTGACGCCAGTGAGCTGTGGCTGAAGCCGACAGCTCCGGCGGCCGCGGCGAGCGCGGCGGTCAGTCCGACGATCTGGCTACTACTGGGGGTGTTACGCCTGGCGACGCGATGCTTGGCACTATGACGTCCTGCGCCGGGTTTGCGCGCAGCGTTGCCGGGCGTGACGCGGTCTCCCGCGGCACGGTGCTGGGACACAACGTGGCCTTTCGGTCACAGGGGAGGGGCTTCTTGCGTCCTCTCGGGCGTTTATTCCCGTGGGGACCTGACGCACGATAACGGATCAGTCACGGGGCCACAAACCCTGTCCCGGCGTTTTCCGCCTCTCCTTCACGAAACCTTTGCATGCGCGCCTGCACGTGCATCCGCCGCGAGCAACCAGAACGCTTCCTGGTCAGGCAGTTTTCGGCTGCTCGTCGAGATGCGCCAGCATTCCGGTGATCTGGTGCACGACCTCGCCGTGGAACGGCAGCGACAGGTGGCCCACCCCGTGCACGCGGACATTGCTCGCCAGCAGGTCGGCGTGCCGGATCCGCGCCCGCCGCTGCGGCACGATCAGCTGGTCGACATCGCTGTAGAACGCGACGAACCGCGTCCCGCAGTCCGGCGCCGGCTCGGCCAGCTCGGCCATCAGGTCACTGTCCGGCCTGACCTGCTTCACGAGCGGCCACGGCAGCAGCTTGGCCGCGATGGTGCCCTGGTGCGGCGTCCCGAGCGTGACGCAGGTGTGCACCCGCTGATGCCCGCCGAGCCGCTGGATGTAGTAACGCGCGATCAGTCCGCCCAGGCTGTGCCCGATGACATGGATCTGGTCCGACCCGGACTCCTCGCAGATCGCCTCGATCTCCCGGCCCATCCGCTCCGCGGTACTGCGGACGTCGAGCGTCAGCGGCGAGTACGAGAACGTGTGGAGGCCGCTGAATCCGCGGCGGACCAGATGCCGGCGCATCAGCGCGAAGATCGTGTGGTTGTCGATGATCCCGTGCGCCAGCAGGATCGGCGTACCGGCGGCCCGGACGTCGCTGACCAGCAGGCCGCGCTGTGCCGGACCGAGGCCGGCCAGGTTCAACCGGGACGGGAGTGCGCGGGACGGGCCGCCGGCCATGCCGATCACGCCGAGCGGATACATCGCCAGGTGGGTGGTGAGCCAGCCGAGCTCGACGGCGGCACCCTGCAGCACGCTGGGCGAGAGTGCGGAGCGGGCGCCGTACGCGAGTCCGTCCAGCGCGCCGCGGAGGTCGTCCTGCCAGGAACCCATGGGCGACTCCTCACAAAAACCAGACCCCCCGATTGGTCCGATCTCTTTCTACGGTAACCGGTTCCCATCGTGCGTGGCGGGGAACACACGGCTCCGTGTCTTATCCGTGAGGTTCTCACCGGTTAGCCTGCGAGCATGCCTGCTACGAGTCCGTTGCGCGTCGTCGTCGCCAAGCCCGGTCTGGACGGTCACGACCGCGGCGCCAAGGTCGTGGCCCGCGCGCTGCGCGATGCCGGCATGGAGGTCATCTACACCGGACTGCACCAGACACCGGAGCAGATCGTCGAGACCGCGATCGCCGAGGACGCGGACGCGATCGGGCTGTCGGTGCTGTCCGGCGCGCACATGACGCTGTTCAAGCGCGTGCGCGAGCTGCTGGCCGAGCGGGACGCCGAGGACATCGTGGTGTTCGGCGGCGGCATCATCCCGGACGCGGACCTGCAGCCGCTGGCCGAGCTCGGCGTCCACAAGATCTTCACCCCCGGCGCGACCACGACCGAGATCGTCGAGTGGGTCCGGGGCAATGTCGGCGACGCGTCGGCATCGCCTGCCTGAGGTTCTACCGGAGTTGCGAATCCGCTCCGGAGCGTGATGACGACTGCCCGGAGTCGTTCTGAACAGTCATGCCCGTTTCAGCCAGGTTACTAATCGGTAATACCGAATCGTTAGGAAATGCCCGGTTGTGCGGGCTTCCCAAACGCGGTCGCATACAGCCATGCGGCTGTCCGTTTCAGAGACCGTCGACGGGACTGTGTGTGGCTCAGAACACATCGGCCCTGTTCTCGGTTACTGTCCGGACATGGCGGATCGCAGTGCGGTGGGGGTCTGCGATCAACCGGGCCGGACCAAGCGATACGTCCCATCGGGAGAGGGCAGGTAAACGATGAGGTTTGAACGATCACACGCACGCAGGACGGCCTTCGTGGCCGTGGCAAGCAGCCTCGCGCTGCTGGCCACCGCGTGTGGTAGTGGCGATGACGGAAGCAGCAGCGGCGGGGGCAGCTCGGCCGGCGCGCTCGAGGGCCGAGGACCGATCACACTTGCCAGCGGCAAGGACACGTCCGGAAACCTGCAGAACCAGCTCAACGCTTGGAACGCGTCGCACCCGAACGAGAAGGTGGAGCTCAAGGAGCTCCCCGACGACGCGGACGCGCAGCGCCAGCAGATGGTCCAGAACGCGCAGAACCAGTCCGACGCGTACAGCGTGCTGGTGATGGACGTCGTCTGGACGTCGGAGTTCGCGGCGAACCAGTGGATCACCCAGATCCCCGAGGACAAGGTGCCCGACCTGGGCAAGCTGGTCCCGGCGACGGTGGAGACCGCGAAGTACCGCGACAAGCTGTACGGCGTGCCGATCACCTCCGACGGTGGTCTGCTCTACTACCGCAAGGACCTGCTGACGGCGGCCGGTGTCACCGACGCGCCGAAGACCTGGGACGAGCTGCTGGCCGACTGCCAGAAGGTCGCGGCGACGCCGGGCGGCAAGGGCATGAACTGCTACGCGGGCCAGTTCGAGAAGTACGAGGGCCTGACGGTCAACTTCTCCGAGGCGGTCAACTCCGCGGGCGGCTCGATCGTCGACAAGGACGGCAAGCCGGACGTCGACACCCCGGAGGCGCTGGCCGGGCTGCAGGAGCTGCAGAACGGCTTCAAGACCGGAGCCATCCCGAAGGCCGCGATCACCTACAAGGAAGAGGAAAGCCGGCGCGCGTTCCAGGACGGCAAGCTGCTGTTCCTGCGCAACTGGCCGTACGTCTACTCGCTGGCGAACAAGACCGACGGTTCGTCGAAGATCGCCGGCAAGTTCGCGGTCGCGCCGCTGCCGGGCAAGGACGGCCCGGGCGTCTCGTCGCTGGGTGGCCACGACTACGCGATCAGCTCGTTCGCCAAGAACAAGGCGACCGCGGTGGACTTCATCAACTTCATGGCCAGCGAAGCCCAGCAGAAGGACAACCTGTCCAAGACGTCGCTGGCGCCGACCTGGGCCTCGCTGTACGACGACCCGACGCTGATCAAGCAGTTCCCGTACCTGCCCCAGCTGAAGGCCTCCATCGCGTCCGCCCAGCCGCGGCCGCGAGTGGTCAAGTACGGCGACGTGACGGCGGCGATCCAGCAGGCGGCGTACGACGCGCTGAGTAAGGGGTCCGACCCCAAGGCGACACTCACGGCGCTGCAGACCAAGCTGCAATCGCTCATCACGCAATGACCGATGTGCCGGGGCCGGTGCGCGGTGAGACAGTGACCGCGCACCGGCCCCGGCCAGTCCCTGCCCGGGTTCGCCCGGGAAGCAAAAGGAGGCGCAGGTGACTGCAACGGCGCCGGTCGCGGAACGGCCGGCCAAGGAACCGAAGCAACCGAAGCGACCGCAACGGTTCAACGAGGGCACCGGCCGGCTTGCCGCGCTGCTGCTCTCTCCGACGCTGCTCGTACTCGGGCTCGTCGTACTGTTCCCGATCATCTCGGCATTGCGTGAGTCGCTGTTCACGAGCGGCACGACGCTCGACTCGAACGGCTTCATCGTGAAGGGCTCGACGTTCGTCGGGCTGGACAACTATCTGGACATCTTCAAGGGCGACACCGGCCGCCGGTTCTGGAACGCGTTCTACAACACGACGTTCTTCACCGTGGTCTGCGTCGTACTGGAGACCGTGCTCGGCGTCGCGATGGCGCTGATCATGCACAAGGCCTTCAAGGGCCGCGGTATCGTCCGGGCCAGCATCCTGGTCCCGTGGGCGATCCCGACCGTCGTCTCGGCGCTGCTGTGGAAGTGGATCTTCCAGGCCGACGGCATCGCCAACCAACTGATCGGCACCCAGGTGCTGTGGTCCACCGAGGGCTGGCAGTCCAAGATGTCGGTGATCATCGCCGACACCTGGAAGACCGCACCGTTCATCGGCCTGCTGGTCCTCGCAGGACTACAGACCATCCCGGCCGAGGTGTACGAGGCGGCGAAGGTCGACGGCGCGAGCGTCTGGAAGACCTTCACCCGGATCACGCTGCCGCTGGTGAAGCCCGCGCTGCTGGTGGCAGTGCTGTTCCGGATCCTCGACACGCTGCGGATCTTCGACCTGCCGTTCGTGCTGGTCGGCCCGCACAAGGACTCGGTGGAGACCTTGTCGATGCTCGCGTACGACGAAGCGTTCAATACCAGATACGGCCCGGCGGCCGCTTATGCGACGGTGCTGTTCGTCTACGTCGCCGTGGTCGCCTATGCCTTCGTGAAGATTCTCGGAGCCGATGTGATCGGTGAGGCCCGGGCCAAGAAGCCCGGTGGTGGCGCCGGCGGCAAGCGCTGGCGGAAGAAGAACGCGGCCAAGGGAACCTCTGACGCCGCGGTCGGTGCCGTCACCGTGGGAGGTGGAAGGTAATGGCTGCTGTAGCTCCCCAGCCGGCC from Kribbella sp. NBC_00709 carries:
- a CDS encoding esterase/lipase family protein yields the protein MGSWQDDLRGALDGLAYGARSALSPSVLQGAAVELGWLTTHLAMYPLGVIGMAGGPSRALPSRLNLAGLGPAQRGLLVSDVRAAGTPILLAHGIIDNHTIFALMRRHLVRRGFSGLHTFSYSPLTLDVRSTAERMGREIEAICEESGSDQIHVIGHSLGGLIARYYIQRLGGHQRVHTCVTLGTPHQGTIAAKLLPWPLVKQVRPDSDLMAELAEPAPDCGTRFVAFYSDVDQLIVPQRRARIRHADLLASNVRVHGVGHLSLPFHGEVVHQITGMLAHLDEQPKTA
- a CDS encoding cobalamin B12-binding domain-containing protein, whose protein sequence is MPATSPLRVVVAKPGLDGHDRGAKVVARALRDAGMEVIYTGLHQTPEQIVETAIAEDADAIGLSVLSGAHMTLFKRVRELLAERDAEDIVVFGGGIIPDADLQPLAELGVHKIFTPGATTTEIVEWVRGNVGDASASPA
- a CDS encoding ABC transporter substrate-binding protein — its product is MAVASSLALLATACGSGDDGSSSGGGSSAGALEGRGPITLASGKDTSGNLQNQLNAWNASHPNEKVELKELPDDADAQRQQMVQNAQNQSDAYSVLVMDVVWTSEFAANQWITQIPEDKVPDLGKLVPATVETAKYRDKLYGVPITSDGGLLYYRKDLLTAAGVTDAPKTWDELLADCQKVAATPGGKGMNCYAGQFEKYEGLTVNFSEAVNSAGGSIVDKDGKPDVDTPEALAGLQELQNGFKTGAIPKAAITYKEEESRRAFQDGKLLFLRNWPYVYSLANKTDGSSKIAGKFAVAPLPGKDGPGVSSLGGHDYAISSFAKNKATAVDFINFMASEAQQKDNLSKTSLAPTWASLYDDPTLIKQFPYLPQLKASIASAQPRPRVVKYGDVTAAIQQAAYDALSKGSDPKATLTALQTKLQSLITQ
- a CDS encoding carbohydrate ABC transporter permease; protein product: MTATAPVAERPAKEPKQPKRPQRFNEGTGRLAALLLSPTLLVLGLVVLFPIISALRESLFTSGTTLDSNGFIVKGSTFVGLDNYLDIFKGDTGRRFWNAFYNTTFFTVVCVVLETVLGVAMALIMHKAFKGRGIVRASILVPWAIPTVVSALLWKWIFQADGIANQLIGTQVLWSTEGWQSKMSVIIADTWKTAPFIGLLVLAGLQTIPAEVYEAAKVDGASVWKTFTRITLPLVKPALLVAVLFRILDTLRIFDLPFVLVGPHKDSVETLSMLAYDEAFNTRYGPAAAYATVLFVYVAVVAYAFVKILGADVIGEARAKKPGGGAGGKRWRKKNAAKGTSDAAVGAVTVGGGR